From the Oncorhynchus masou masou isolate Uvic2021 unplaced genomic scaffold, UVic_Omas_1.1 unplaced_scaffold_2048, whole genome shotgun sequence genome, the window ctctgtctctctgtccctctctctctctctctctgtcctgtgtctcctcctctctctgtccgtgtccctctctctctctgtccgtgtccctctctctctctctgtctgtccgtgtccctctctctctctctctgtccgtgtccctctctctctctctctgtccgtgtccccctctctgtctctctctgtccgtgtccctctctctctctgtccgtccctgtcctctctctctctctgtccgtgtccctctctctccctctctctgtgtccctgtctctctctctctctccgtccctctctctctgtctctccctctctctgtcctctctctgtccgtccctctctgtctctctctctgtcctgtcccgtcctctctgtctctgtccctctctctctctctgtcctctctctgtctctctgtccctctctctctctctctgtctgtctctctctctctctgtccgtccctctctctctctctctgtctctgtctgtcctctctctctctctgtccctctctctctctctctgtccctctctctctctgtctgtgtccctctgtctgtctgtctctctctgtctgtctgtcctctctctctctctctgtccgtgtccctctctgtctcgtctctctctgtccgtcctctctctctctctctgtccgtgtctctctctcctctctctctgtccgtgtccctctctctctgtccgtcccgtctctctctgtctgtccgtgtcccctctctctctctgtctgtccgtgtccctctctctctctctgtccatgtgtccctctctctctctctgtctgtccgtgtccgtcctctctctctctctgtccgtgtccctctctctctctgtctgtctgtctctgtccgtgtccctctctctctgtctctctctctgtccgtgtctctctctctgtctctctctctgtctgtctgtgtccctctcctctctctctgtctctctgtccgtgtccctctctctctgtctcctctgtctgtccgtgtccctctctctctctctgtctctctgtccgtgtccctctctctctctctctctgtcctgtcctgtgtccccctctgtctctctctctctgtctgtccgtcctctctctctctctctgtccgtgtctcctctctctctctgtccgtccgtctccctctcctgtccgtcccctctctctctctctctgtcctgtgtccctctctgtctctctctctctgtccgtgtcctctctctgtctgtccgtcccctctctctctctgtctgtccgtccctctcctctctctctctgtccgtgtctctctctctctctctgtccgtgtcccctctctctctctgtctgtccctctctctgtctgtcctgtccctctgtctctctctgtccgtgtcccctctctctgtctctgtccgtgtccctctgtctgtctctctctgtctgtccgtccctcttctctctctctgtccgtcccctctctctgtctctctgtccgtgtcccctctctctctctctgtccgtgtctctctctctctgtccgtgtcccgtctctctctctctctctctctgtctgtccgtcccctctctctctctctgtccgtgtccctctctctctctctgtccgtgtccctctctctctctgtctctgtctgtccctcccctctctctctctgtccgtgtccctctctctctctctctctgtgtccgtgtccctctctctctctctctgtccgtgtcccctctctctctctgtccgtgtcctctctctctctctctctgtccgtgtccctctctctctctctctctgtccgtgtcctctctctctctctgtccgtgtcccctctcctctctctctctgtccgtgtcccctctctctctctctgtccgtgtctctctgtcctctctctgtccgtgtcccctctctctctctgtccgtccctctctctctctctgtccgtgtcctctctctctctgtgtccctctctctgtcccgtctctctgtccgtgtccctctctctctctgtccgtgtccctctctctctccgtgtctctctctctctctgtccgtgtccctccctctctgtccgtctgtctgtgtccctctctctctctgtccgtgtccctctctctctctctctgtccctcccctctctctctgtccgtgtccctctctctctctgtccgtgtcccctctctctctctctctgtcctgtctctctctctgtccgtgtcctctctctctgtccgtccctctctctctgtccgtgtcctctctctctctgtccgtgtccccctctctctctgtccgtgtccctctctctctctctctgtcctgtccgtgtcctctctctctgtcctgtccgtcccctctctgtccgtctctctctctgtccgtgtccccctctctctctctgtgtgtccctctctctgtccgtgtctctctctctctgtccgtcctgtgtccccctctctctctgtccgtgtccctctctctctctgtcctctgtccgtgtccctctctctctctgtccgtgtccctctctctctctgtccgtgtccccctctctctctctgtccgtgtccccctctctctctctgtccgtgtccccctctctctctctgtccgtgtccctccctctctctctctctgtccgtgtccctctctctctctctctgtccgtgtccctctctctctctctgtctgtccgtgtcctgtctgtctctctctctctctgtccgtgtccctctctctctctctctgtccgtgtcccctctctgtccgtctgtccctctctctctgtccgtgtccctctctctctgtcctgtccgtccctctctctctgtccgtgtcctctctctctcctgtcccccctctctctctgtctgtccgtgtcccctctctctctctctctctgtccgtgtccctctctctctctctgtcctctgtccgtccctctctgtcctctctctgtccgtgtcctctctctgtcctctctctctctctctctgtccgtgtctctctctctgtccgtcccctctctctctgtccgtccctctctctctctctctctgtccgtccccctctctctgtcctgtcccctctctctctctctgtccgtgtccctctctctctgtctctgtgtccctctctctctgtcctgtccgtctctctctctctctgtctgtccgtccctctctctgtctgtcccgtccctctctctgtccgtgtccctctctctctctgtctctctgtccgtccctctctctctctgtccgtgtctccgtctctctctctctctgtccgtgtccctctctctctctctctgtccgtgtccctctctctctctctctctgtcctgtccctctctcctctctctctctgtccgtgtccctctctctctctctgtctgtccgtcctctctctctctctctgtcctctgtcctctctctctctgtccgtctctctctctctctgtccgtctcctctcctgtcctctgtctgtcctctctctctgtccgtgtccctctctctctctctctgtccgtctctctctctctctctctctgtccgtccctctctctgtccgtctctctctgtctctctctctgtccgtcctctctctctctctgtccgtctctctcctctcctctctctgtccgtcctctctctctgtccgtctctctctctgtccgtccctctctctctctctctgtccccctctctctctctctctctctctcctgtccctctctgtccgtccctctctctctctctctctgtccgtcccctctcctctctctctgtccgtcccctctctctctctctctgtccgtcccctcttctctctgtcctgtccgtctctctctccctctgtcgtctctctctctctctctctctgtccgtctccctctctctctctctctctgtccgtcctctctctctctctgtccgtcccccctcttatcagtctctctctctctctctctccagagttatcagtctctctctctctctctctccagagttatcagtctctctctctctctctctccagaggtcccagtctctctctctctctctctccagaggtatcagtctctctctctctctctccagaggtatcagtctctctctctctctctccagaggtatcagtcccctctctctctctctctctctctccagaggtatcagtctctctctctctctctccagaggtatcagtctctctctctctctccagaggtatcagtctctctctctctctctctccagaggtatcagtctctctctctctctctctccagaggtatctctctctctctctctctctctccagaggtatctgtctctctctctctctctagaggtatctctctctctctctctctctctctctccagaggtatcagtctctctctctctctctctctctccagaggtatcagtctctctctctctctccagaggtatcagtctctctctctctctctctctccagaggtatcagtcctctctctctctctctcccgaggtatctttctctctctctctctctctctctctccagaggtatcagtctctctctctctctctctctccagaggtatcagtctctctctctctctctctctccagaggtatcagtctctctctctctctctctccagaggtatcagtctctctctctctctctctctccagaggtatcagtctctctctctccagaggtatcagtctctctctctctctctctccagaggtatcagtctctctctctctctctctctctctctctccagaggtatcagtctctctctctctctctctccagaggtatcagtctctctctctccagaggtatcagtctctctctctctctctctctctctctctctctccagaggtatcagtctctctctctctctctctccagaggtatcagtctctctctctctctctctccagaggtatcagtctctctccagtatcagtgtatcttcagacttacccagcatcgttgtccgtcctcttcagtactttggagatgtgagtcagactgtgtctgaactgagagagaaactagaagacttccttaaaggagaatggaccaagatctccactacaggtgtgttgaaaacaataagaacatcaactttagaccattgaaagttccctactagtcatatacatgtggaatatggtctgatgataacattccctctctctgtcaatgtgtttgtgtgtctgtagtgaatatagtggatgttgtactgcctccagagcccaagaccagagaacagttgttacaatgtgagtctctttattgtgaagtaactaacagtctctttttactgacactcctaacaatccctctagaaataaatagcaatagtagatctaatcaaagactgggtctctatctgactcctcatatttctctgatttgatctctgctgtgctctaatcaaagacaggggagatacagtatctgacttaacttattgttctgactcccctcattggtctctgctcttctcccagattcctgtcagctcacactggacccaaacacagcaaacacactcctctctctgtctgaagggaacagaaaggtgacctgtacaggccaagtccaaccatatcctgtccatccagacagattcaccAACTACAGGCAggttctgtgtagagagggtctgtctggacgctgttactgggaggtggagaggactggtggtgttgctacagcagtctcatataaagacatcagcagaacagagagagatggtagatttGGATACAATAACAAGTCCTGGAGTTTAAAGTGCTCTAGTGATGGTTAttgtttcagacacaataatgttgagactaaagtatcaggccctcagtcctccagagtaggagtgtacctggatcacaaggcaggtactctgtccttctacagtgtctctgacacaatgaccctcctccacagagtccagaccacattcactcagcccctctatcctgggtttGGTCTCTATGATTATAATGGTtctgctgagctggttaaactgtaaactgatttgttattaattaaaattcaatgcaatgttttaatcttgtacatttccatgaatcatgatgtctggtgttgatgtatattggttgtcattcagaaccattgatatgttttctcagttggttctctgtctctatgtaattctcctcagtatcattgatcagcttgttggctcggtcctaattgatgagttctctgtcacctggagctgcatggaaaatggtccaggaactaaaggacaattcaggactagtcagcccactacaagctggtatcacttcctttctactaaactatatggtctgg encodes:
- the LOC135532824 gene encoding E3 ubiquitin/ISG15 ligase TRIM25-like isoform X1, with product MAQQGVLLDQDQFCCSVCLDLLKEPVTIPCGHSYCRSCIEGCWDQDVLKGVYSCPQCRETFTPRPNLRKNNMLAELVEKLRKTGLQAAPPPALCYAGPGDVACDVCTGTRKQKALMSCLACLASYCETHLQPHYESPALKKHKLVKATAQLQEKICSHHDKLLEVYCRTDLQCICYLCTMDEHKGHDTVSAAAERTEKQRQLGMSQQKVQQRFQEREKELKKLQKAVKSFKRSAQSAVEDSDQIFTELIRSIERRSSEVKELIRAQEKAQVSQAEGLLSRREQLKQEIAELRKRSTELEQLSHTEDHIHFLQRYQSLSLQRYQSLSLSLSRGISLSLSLSLSLSRGISLSLSLSPEVSVSLSPEVSVSLSLSLSLSLSRGISLSLSLSPEVSVSLSLSLQRYQSLSSISVSSDLPSIVVRPLQYFGDVSQTVSELREKLEDFLKGEWTKISTTVNIVDVVLPPEPKTREQLLQYSCQLTLDPNTANTLLSLSEGNRKVTCTGQVQPYPVHPDRFTNYRQVLCREGLSGRCYWEVERTGGVATAVSYKDISRTERDGRFGYNNKSWSLKCSSDGYCFRHNNVETKVSGPQSSRVGVYLDHKAGTLSFYSVSDTMTLLHRVQTTFTQPLYPGFGLYDYNGSAELVKL